Within the Bradyrhizobium ottawaense genome, the region CGGATTTCGTCGCCGCCGGCGTGCAGCTCGTCTCCGACGTGACGCCGTTCGAACACATGAAGCTGCGGCTGCTCAACGCCAGCCACTCGGCGCTCGCCTATCTCGGCTATCTCGCAGGCTTTGAGACCATCGCCGCCGCCATGACCGACGCGCGCTTTGCAGCCTATGCGCGGCAAGTGATGGAAGACGCGGCGCCGACACTGGAGATGCCCGCGGGTACCGATCTCGCGGCCTACAGCGTATCGCTGCTGCAACGCTTTTCGAATCCGGCTTTGCACCACCGCACCTGGCAGATTGCGATGGACGGATCGCAGAAACTGCCGCAACGGCTGCTCGCCGCCATGCAGGACCGGCTGCGGATGGGCTTGCCGATCGACACCCACGCGCTCGCCGTCGCAGGCTGGATGCGCTACGTCACCGCCAGGGACGAAGCCGGAGGTGCGATCGACGTGCGCGATCCAATCGCAGCAAAGTTGAAGGCCATCGCCGACAGCGCGGGTCCGGTTGCAGATCGGCTGGCTCCGGCCCTGCTGGAGGTCAGCTCTATCTTCGGAACGCTCGGCGGCGACACCCGCATGCGCAGCGCCGTCACGCAGGCGCTGGCAAAACTCTATGAGGTCGGCGCGCGGCAGGCCGTGCAGGAATTTCGTCCCGTATGATTTGAGGTCAGCGCGGCACCACCGCTGTCGCTTCGATCTCGACGCGCGCGGCCTTCTCGACCAGGCGCACCACCTGGACCAGCGCCATCGCCGGATAATGCGCACCAAGGATCTCGCGATAGACCCGGCCGAGCGTTTTGAGGCTGGCGAGATATTCCTCGATATCGACGACGTACCAGGTCAGCCGCACCAGATGCTCAGGTCTCGCGCCACCCTCGCTGAGGATGGCAGCAATGTTGCTCAGCGCCTGACGCACCTGGGCGACAAAGTCCGGAGCCAAATGGCCCTGCGTATCCCAACCAATCACGCCGCCGGTGACGACGAGACGGCCATCGGCCGCCATGCCGTTGGCGTAGCCTTTCGGCATCGGCCAGCCGCTCGGCTGCAGCACTTGCGGGCCGGTGGACGGGGCGTCGGTCTTGGGATGCGGCACCACCGTCAAGGTGGGGCCTTTGGGCGCGTTCACGTTCTATTTTCCTTCTTCATTCAGCGGCAGCACTCGACGACACCGCGCTGGCCGCGGCCATCTGCCGTAACGCAAACCGCCGCAGCTTGCCGGTCTCGGTCTTCGGCAGCGCCTCGACATATTCGATGGCGCGCGGATATTTATAGGGCGCGATCTCGCGCTTGACGTGTTCCTGCAACGCCGCCGTCAGCGCGGCATCGCCCTCGGCGCCGCCCGCAAGCACCACATAGGCCTTGACGATCATGCCGCGCGCTTCGTCGGGCGCGCCGACCACGCCGCACTCGGCCACGGCGGGATGCGACAGCAACGCCGCTTCGATCTCGGGGCCTGCGATGTTGTAGCCGGAAGAGACGATCATGTCGTCCGAGCGCGCCACAAAGGACAGCCGGCCGTTGGCGTCGCTGACGAAGGAATCGCCGGTCAGGTTCCAGCCGTCGCGCACATAGTTCGACTGCCTGGCGTCGGCGAGATAGCGGCATCCGGTGGGACCGCGGACCGCGAGCTTGCCGACCGTGCCCGCCGGCAATTCCTTCATGTCGTCGTCGACGATCTTGGCTTCGTAGCCGGTGACCGGATAGCCGGTGGTTCCGGCGGCGGCGTCGCCAAGCCGGTTGGTGATGAAGATGTGCAGCAGCTCGGTCGAGCCGATGCCGTCGAGAATCGTCTTGCCGGTCCGGCGGGTCCAGGCGTCGAACACCGGCGCCGGCAGGGTCTCACCGGCCGAGACCGCGAGCCGCAGCGACGACAGGTCAGCGCCCTTGTCCATCGCCGCCATCATCGCGCGATAGGCGGTGGGCGAGGTAAAGCAGATCGTGGCCTTGTAGGTCTCGATGATCTTGACCATTTCGGGCGGCGAGGCATTTTCCAGCAGCGTCGCGGTGGCGCCATATCGTAACGGAAAGATCGCAAGACCGCCGAGCCCGAACGTAAAGGCCAGCGGCGGCGAGCCGACGAAGACGTCGTCCGGGGTGACGTTGAGGACTTCACGCGCATAGCCGTCGGCGACGATCATGAGGTCGCGGTGGAAGTGCATCGTCGCCTTCGGTTCGCCCGTGGTGCCCGAGGTAAATCCGAGCAAGGCGACATCGTCGCGGCCGGTCTTCACGGCCTCGAATCGCACCGGCTTGTTCAGCGCCACCCGATCGAGTTCCGCGTCGTGGTTCGAAGTGCCGTCGAAATTCACCACCTGCTTGAGAAACCGGCTGGTCTTCGCGCACGCCACCAGCTCATCGGCAATGCGGCTGTCGGTCAGCGCCAGCGCGATCTCGGCCTTGTCGACAATCTTTGTCAGTTCGCCGGCGCGCAGCATCGGCATGGTGTTGACGACGACGGCGCCGGCCTTGGTTGCCGCAAGCCACGCCGCGACCAGCGCCGGATTGTTGCCGGAGCGGATCAACACCCGGTTGCCGGGCTTGACCCCGTAATTCTCCACCAGCGCATGCGCCAGGCGGTTCGACCAGTCGGCCAGTTCCTTGTAGGTGCGCTGGCGGCCATTGCCGATCAGCGCAACGCGATCGCCCATGCCCTGCTCGACGATGCGATCGGTCAGTTCGACGGCGGCGTTGAGATATTCCGGGTATTGAAATTCCGGCCGGTCGAGCGGCAACTCCGGCCATTGCGTGAACGGCGGCAGATTTCGCCGCGAAAAATCGTCGACATGGCCGGATGGGCCAAGCACAGGTTCTCTACCTGACATTTCCATCCCCTCGCTTTCATCCATGAAGGCTCGAGATCGACAAAACGGACGCCCGGCAGCGTGATCGTCAAATCATTTTAGGCTTAAAGTAATTTGGCGCAAGTCCGTATTTTGACCATCCCGGGGATTTTGCGAGGATTTCAGCGCCCGGCCAGTTGCTTCAGCCGCAGCGTCATCGGCGAGCCGGCGTCGGCCAGCGGCGCGATCGCGGTAAAATGGTTGGCATCGGGGACGCTGCCAAACCGCGTCGGAAGGCCTGCCTTGCCCCAGGCATCGACGATGGTCCGGCTCTGCCGAAAGTATTCGGCGCTCTCGTTGCCGCCGACCACCGCATCAAGGCTGCCGCGCTCCGGTGGCTTCCAGAACAACGGACTGACCGCCTTCGCCGACGCATCGTCAAGCTTCAGCGCGTTGTTGATCGAGGTCGGAACCAGCGGCCGCAGGTCGAACAGGCCTGAAATGGTATATGCCGCCGTCACCAGTCCCTCCGGCAACACGCCATCGAGCGCGCGCCAGTCGGTTACCAGCAGGCAGGCGGCGAGATGGCCGCCCGCGGAATGGCCGCTCATCACCAGCGGCCGTCCGAGTTTTGCGAGTTCGCGCGTTGCGGTGCGCATCTGCTCAATGATGTCGCCGACGGAAACGTTGGGGCAAAGATCGTAGCTCGGCACCGCGACGTCGATGCCATGCGCATTCAGCCCGCCGGCAAGATGGCTGAAGAAGGAGCCATCGAGCGCCTGCCAATAGCCGCCATGAATGAAGACGACGATGGCGCCGGCGCCATCGCCGGACAGCAGATCGATCCGGTGGCGTTCGCCCGGACCATAAGCCAGCATTTTGAGCCGGCCCTGATGCGCCTCGCGATAGGCCCGCGCATCGCGCGCCCAGCCGGCCATGATCGCCGGATTTTCCGGCACCCGTGCGCGATTATTGTATTCGACTTCGTAGTCCACATCCGCGTTCAACGGAGTTACCTCTCGAACCGCTACGTCGTCCGCGCCTTGGCGGATTTCTGCGCCGAGCCCTTGGTCTTGGCCAACAACCGCATCAATTCTCGGACATCCTTCGGCGTTAGATCGCCGAAGATGTCGGCGATCCATAACTCGTGCTCCGCCGCCATCTTGCGAAACTCGGTGCGGCCGGCCTTGGTCAGGCGGATCACCTGGACACGGCGGTCGGAATCCGAGGTGCGGCGGTCGATGTGACCGGATTCGACGAGGCGCTCGACGAGACCGGTGACGTTGCCGTTCGAGACCATCATCCGCTTCGAGACGTCAGACAGCGTCATGCCCTCCGGGACCTTGTCGAGCTGGGCCATCAGGTCGAAGCGCGGCAGCGTGACGTCGAAACGCTCGCGCAAGCGGCTGCGCACCTCACCTTCGATCAGGGTGGTGCAGGTCAGCAATCGCAGCCAAAGTCTGATTTCATCCCGGTGATCCTCCGGGAGTTCGTTGGCCTTGGTCTCTGAATCAAGAATCATGGTGCAATCTTGGCTGCCTTGGACGTGCGGGGAATACGAGCAGACCGCAGCTTCGGATCATTGTCCAGATTTCTTTAGGGTTCAAGCAATTGGCGCACAGCTTGCATGACCGAGCCTTGCATAGCGGTGCAGCTTGCAGGTGCGGTCGTCATCAGAATAAGCTGCATCTTGAGGATTTATGCGTTGTCAGGTTTTGGCCGCGTCACGGCCGAACAAAGGGAGTTGTCATGAAGCAGTCGTTGAAACTGGCGTCGTTGAAGCTGGCCGGACTTGCCGTCCTGCTGGGTGCCGCCGCCGGTCCCGCCGCGGCGCAAGAGAAGGTCAAGATCGGCGTGATCGTGACTTTGTCCGGTCCCGCCGCCGGCCTCGGCCAGCAATCGCGCGACGGCTTCCAGCTCGCGATCAAGGATCTCGGCGGCAAGATGGCCGGCAAGGACGTCGAGGTCGTTGTCGTCGACGACGAACTGAAGCCGGACGGCGCGGTGACCAAGGTCAAGGGCCTGCTTGAACGCGACAAGGTCGACTTCGTCGTCGGCCCGATCTTCTCCAACATCCTGCAGGCCATTCACCGGCCGGTCACCGAGAACAAGACTTTTCTGATCAGCCCGAATGCCGGACCGTCGAGCTACGCCGGCAAGGAATGCAGCCCGTTCTTCTACGTCACCTCCTACCAGAACGACCAGGTGCACGAGATCCTCGGCAAGGTGGCGCAGGATCGCGGCTACAAGCGCGTCTACGTGCTGGTGCCGAACTACCAGGCCGGCAAGGATTCCGCCGCCGGCTTCAAGCTGGACTATAAGGGCGAAATCGTCGAGGAAAGCTACATGCCGCTCGGTACGCTCGACTTCCAGGTCGAGCTTACCAAGATCGCTTCCGCCAAGCCCGACGCGCTGTTCACCTTCATGCCGGGCGGCATGGGCGTCGGCCTTGTCAAGCAGTACCGGCAGGCCGGTCTCGCCGACAAGATTCCGGTGCTCTCCGCGTTCACCGTCGATGAATCGACGCTGCCGGCGCAGCAGGACGCCGCGGTCGGCATGTTCGGCGGCGCCAACTGGGCGCCCGATCTCGACAATCCACAAAGCAAGAAATTCGTCGCCGCCTACGAGGCCGCCTATAACGGCGTGCCCGGCACCTATGCGATGCAGGGCTATGATGCAGCGCTGCTGATCGACAGCGCGGTCAAGGCGGTAAAGGGCGATCTCACCAACAAGGACGCGGTAGCGGCGGCGCTGAAGAAGGCCGATTTCACCTCGCTGCGCGGCGACTTCAAGTTCAACAACAACGGCTACCCGATCCAGAATTTCTACCTGACCAA harbors:
- a CDS encoding RidA family protein, with translation MNAPKGPTLTVVPHPKTDAPSTGPQVLQPSGWPMPKGYANGMAADGRLVVTGGVIGWDTQGHLAPDFVAQVRQALSNIAAILSEGGARPEHLVRLTWYVVDIEEYLASLKTLGRVYREILGAHYPAMALVQVVRLVEKAARVEIEATAVVPR
- a CDS encoding benzoate-CoA ligase family protein, which encodes MSGREPVLGPSGHVDDFSRRNLPPFTQWPELPLDRPEFQYPEYLNAAVELTDRIVEQGMGDRVALIGNGRQRTYKELADWSNRLAHALVENYGVKPGNRVLIRSGNNPALVAAWLAATKAGAVVVNTMPMLRAGELTKIVDKAEIALALTDSRIADELVACAKTSRFLKQVVNFDGTSNHDAELDRVALNKPVRFEAVKTGRDDVALLGFTSGTTGEPKATMHFHRDLMIVADGYAREVLNVTPDDVFVGSPPLAFTFGLGGLAIFPLRYGATATLLENASPPEMVKIIETYKATICFTSPTAYRAMMAAMDKGADLSSLRLAVSAGETLPAPVFDAWTRRTGKTILDGIGSTELLHIFITNRLGDAAAGTTGYPVTGYEAKIVDDDMKELPAGTVGKLAVRGPTGCRYLADARQSNYVRDGWNLTGDSFVSDANGRLSFVARSDDMIVSSGYNIAGPEIEAALLSHPAVAECGVVGAPDEARGMIVKAYVVLAGGAEGDAALTAALQEHVKREIAPYKYPRAIEYVEALPKTETGKLRRFALRQMAAASAVSSSAAAE
- a CDS encoding alpha/beta hydrolase, which produces MNADVDYEVEYNNRARVPENPAIMAGWARDARAYREAHQGRLKMLAYGPGERHRIDLLSGDGAGAIVVFIHGGYWQALDGSFFSHLAGGLNAHGIDVAVPSYDLCPNVSVGDIIEQMRTATRELAKLGRPLVMSGHSAGGHLAACLLVTDWRALDGVLPEGLVTAAYTISGLFDLRPLVPTSINNALKLDDASAKAVSPLFWKPPERGSLDAVVGGNESAEYFRQSRTIVDAWGKAGLPTRFGSVPDANHFTAIAPLADAGSPMTLRLKQLAGR
- a CDS encoding MarR family winged helix-turn-helix transcriptional regulator, which translates into the protein MILDSETKANELPEDHRDEIRLWLRLLTCTTLIEGEVRSRLRERFDVTLPRFDLMAQLDKVPEGMTLSDVSKRMMVSNGNVTGLVERLVESGHIDRRTSDSDRRVQVIRLTKAGRTEFRKMAAEHELWIADIFGDLTPKDVRELMRLLAKTKGSAQKSAKARTT
- a CDS encoding ABC transporter substrate-binding protein, yielding MKQSLKLASLKLAGLAVLLGAAAGPAAAQEKVKIGVIVTLSGPAAGLGQQSRDGFQLAIKDLGGKMAGKDVEVVVVDDELKPDGAVTKVKGLLERDKVDFVVGPIFSNILQAIHRPVTENKTFLISPNAGPSSYAGKECSPFFYVTSYQNDQVHEILGKVAQDRGYKRVYVLVPNYQAGKDSAAGFKLDYKGEIVEESYMPLGTLDFQVELTKIASAKPDALFTFMPGGMGVGLVKQYRQAGLADKIPVLSAFTVDESTLPAQQDAAVGMFGGANWAPDLDNPQSKKFVAAYEAAYNGVPGTYAMQGYDAALLIDSAVKAVKGDLTNKDAVAAALKKADFTSLRGDFKFNNNGYPIQNFYLTKVAKRADGKFQTEIVEKVFSNYGDRYAKDCAAK